The following are encoded together in the Weissella soli genome:
- a CDS encoding YoaK family protein produces MASTQKIYKESIRVGVLLAGTAGFIDSYTFAFHNMRFASFQSGNLLQFSVNLAAGKLAAALTFFFPIFFFIIGAGLNQIIKRYKFINTIQWEEQSVLIEAFGVLLAAIMEVLNFPTEVILACLAMFMSMQADTFGKLRGAPYATIMSTGNLKTFGAMFASYFLTKEPEYLRKGRNISFVLGGFVAGALLAHFLGQFVGGWAMFTPVLFLFIVWSFVRLDRQDD; encoded by the coding sequence ATGGCAAGTACACAGAAGATTTATAAAGAATCTATCCGGGTGGGCGTCTTGCTCGCTGGCACGGCTGGATTTATCGATTCATATACATTTGCATTTCATAATATGCGTTTTGCATCTTTTCAGAGTGGTAATTTATTGCAATTTTCCGTTAACTTGGCTGCCGGTAAATTAGCTGCCGCTTTAACGTTTTTCTTCCCAATTTTCTTTTTCATCATTGGCGCGGGTCTGAATCAAATTATCAAACGGTATAAATTCATTAACACCATTCAATGGGAAGAACAATCCGTTTTGATTGAGGCTTTTGGGGTCTTGTTGGCCGCCATTATGGAAGTGCTCAACTTCCCCACAGAGGTTATCCTAGCTTGCTTAGCCATGTTTATGTCAATGCAAGCTGATACCTTTGGTAAGCTCCGCGGTGCGCCCTACGCCACTATTATGAGTACAGGGAATTTAAAGACCTTTGGGGCAATGTTTGCGAGCTATTTTTTGACAAAGGAACCCGAATATTTACGTAAAGGACGAAATATTTCGTTTGTGCTAGGTGGTTTTGTGGCGGGGGCCTTACTGGCACATTTCCTTGGTCAATTCGTCGGGGGCTGGGCAATGTTCACACCGGTGCTCTTCTTGTTCATCGTGTGGAGCTTTGTGCGTCTTGATCGGCAAGATGACTAA
- a CDS encoding methionine ABC transporter permease — translation MIHWIEQNLPNVYSLGWGEDYGWGTSLFQTLYMTVGAAIFGGILGLIFGTILVLTAEDGITPNRLLFQIFDKVVSIGRAIPFIIMVVVISPLTQVIVGTTIGSTAALVPLALGVFPFYARQVQVALLGVSSGKIEAARSFGATNWDVIKDVYLLEGRSELIRVSTVTLISLVGLTAMAGAIGAGGLGTTAIVTGYQRFQNDVMWLATILVLLIIVVIQFIGDFAAKKAHHG, via the coding sequence ATGATACATTGGATTGAACAAAACTTACCTAATGTTTACTCACTCGGTTGGGGTGAAGATTATGGTTGGGGAACTTCTCTGTTCCAAACACTCTACATGACCGTTGGCGCTGCCATTTTTGGTGGGATCCTGGGTTTGATTTTCGGCACAATTTTAGTGTTGACGGCCGAAGACGGCATCACACCAAATCGACTCCTTTTCCAAATTTTTGATAAGGTTGTCTCGATTGGACGAGCCATTCCTTTCATTATCATGGTCGTGGTTATCTCACCTTTGACCCAAGTCATCGTTGGGACGACCATCGGTTCAACAGCCGCTTTGGTGCCCTTGGCTTTGGGTGTCTTTCCCTTCTATGCCCGTCAAGTCCAAGTGGCTTTGTTGGGCGTTAGTTCAGGTAAGATTGAAGCTGCACGTTCCTTTGGGGCCACTAATTGGGACGTCATCAAAGACGTTTACTTACTTGAAGGCCGGTCTGAATTGATTCGGGTTTCAACCGTGACTTTGATTTCATTGGTTGGTTTGACGGCCATGGCCGGTGCCATCGGTGCTGGTGGTCTGGGTACGACAGCCATCGTGACTGGATACCAACGTTTCCAAAATGATGTCATGTGGTTAGCAACAATTCTTGTCTTGTTAATCATTGTTGTGATTCAATTCATTGGTGATTTTGCAGCTAAGAAAGCACATCACGGCTAA
- a CDS encoding Mini-ribonuclease 3, whose amino-acid sequence MIEKINYRQLNGLDLAYLGDAAYETYIRQHLLALGITKPAKLQHTAKEYVSAKAHAALYNLMVAENMLTDEEEEFFRRGRNAKSHTKAKNTDTVTYRISTGFEAMIGYLHASEQIERLEELIVWIFEQVENGRTRDNGTTTH is encoded by the coding sequence ATGATAGAAAAAATAAATTACCGACAATTAAATGGCTTAGATTTGGCGTATCTTGGGGATGCAGCCTATGAAACATACATTCGCCAGCATCTATTAGCACTGGGTATTACGAAGCCGGCTAAGTTGCAACACACGGCTAAGGAATATGTTTCTGCCAAGGCACACGCAGCTTTGTATAACTTAATGGTAGCGGAAAATATGCTGACTGATGAGGAAGAGGAGTTTTTCCGACGTGGCCGTAATGCAAAATCCCATACGAAGGCAAAAAACACCGATACGGTGACTTACCGCATTTCCACCGGATTTGAGGCGATGATTGGCTATCTGCACGCCAGCGAACAGATTGAGCGCTTAGAAGAACTAATCGTTTGGATTTTTGAACAAGTAGAGAATGGACGGACACGAGACAATGGCACAACGACCCACTGA
- a CDS encoding MetQ/NlpA family ABC transporter substrate-binding protein, with translation MKNVFKSGLVMAAAGLIGSVALPSAVASADTVVKVGLVGTSDAKLWKSVAKTAKNKYGITIKVKVFTDYNQPNQALKDGSLDLNAFQHYYFLNNWNAKNGKALKAIGKTFITPIRLYSTDAKKVSQIKKGATIAVPNDATNEARALMLLQTAGLITLKKNVDLPTVKDIKQNKKNLKIKEVAADQTPAALKSEGAAVINTNYASEAKIKLSSAIYVEPVNKDSKQWINVIAAKKSKAHKKAYKEVVKAYQTAKTKKVIAKTWGEAEIPAWDIKLK, from the coding sequence ATGAAGAATGTATTTAAGTCAGGGCTTGTTATGGCTGCAGCTGGTCTGATTGGATCAGTTGCTTTACCATCAGCTGTCGCTTCGGCTGATACAGTGGTTAAAGTTGGTTTAGTGGGTACCTCTGATGCTAAGTTGTGGAAAAGTGTCGCTAAGACAGCTAAAAATAAGTATGGTATCACCATCAAGGTGAAGGTCTTTACTGACTACAACCAGCCTAACCAAGCGTTGAAAGACGGCTCACTAGACCTGAACGCCTTCCAACACTACTACTTCTTGAACAATTGGAACGCTAAGAATGGTAAGGCCTTGAAGGCAATCGGTAAGACGTTTATTACGCCAATCCGTTTGTACTCGACTGACGCCAAGAAGGTTTCTCAAATCAAGAAGGGCGCAACGATTGCGGTACCAAATGATGCAACCAACGAAGCGCGTGCTTTGATGTTGTTGCAAACAGCCGGTTTGATTACTTTGAAGAAGAACGTTGATTTGCCAACCGTTAAAGATATCAAGCAAAACAAGAAGAATTTGAAGATTAAAGAAGTTGCTGCTGATCAGACACCCGCTGCCTTGAAGTCTGAAGGGGCTGCTGTCATCAACACCAACTACGCTTCAGAAGCCAAGATTAAGCTAAGCTCTGCAATCTACGTAGAACCAGTTAACAAGGACTCAAAGCAATGGATTAATGTCATTGCAGCTAAGAAGTCAAAGGCTCACAAAAAGGCCTACAAGGAAGTTGTTAAGGCTTACCAAACAGCCAAGACAAAGAAGGTTATTGCTAAGACTTGGGGCGAAGCAGAAATTCCTGCTTGGGATATCAAGTTGAAGTAA
- the rlmB gene encoding 23S rRNA (guanosine(2251)-2'-O)-methyltransferase RlmB codes for MVVDAPEFIFGRHAAVEALKGETEINKVWLQTGVQDQIRHEITALAKKRSLVIQEAPKAKLDELVDGESHQGVVLSIAAYAYATIDDLFAKAAEKEEAPFFLILDSIEDPHNLGSILRTADAAGVHGVIIPKRRAVQLTATVAKTSTGAIEHVPVARVTNLVNTVKELKERGLWIFGTDMDGKDYRQWDAQGPTALIIGNEGKGIAPLLKKTVDETLTIPMVGHVQSLNASVAASLLIYGAYNSRHPLV; via the coding sequence ATGGTTGTCGATGCACCAGAATTTATTTTTGGGCGCCACGCCGCAGTGGAAGCACTGAAGGGTGAGACCGAAATCAATAAGGTTTGGTTACAAACTGGGGTGCAAGATCAAATCCGTCATGAAATCACGGCGTTAGCTAAGAAACGCAGTCTGGTGATCCAAGAAGCCCCTAAGGCTAAGCTCGATGAGTTGGTTGATGGCGAAAGTCACCAAGGGGTGGTGCTTTCCATTGCGGCGTACGCCTACGCGACAATTGATGATTTGTTTGCCAAGGCCGCTGAAAAAGAGGAAGCACCCTTCTTCTTGATTTTGGATTCAATTGAAGACCCCCATAACTTAGGCTCAATTTTGCGTACAGCTGATGCGGCTGGTGTGCATGGGGTGATTATTCCAAAGCGCCGCGCGGTGCAATTAACAGCCACGGTGGCTAAAACATCAACGGGTGCCATTGAACACGTCCCAGTTGCCCGGGTCACTAATTTAGTGAATACCGTTAAGGAATTGAAGGAACGTGGCCTATGGATCTTTGGTACGGACATGGACGGTAAGGATTATCGTCAATGGGATGCGCAGGGACCCACGGCACTGATTATTGGTAATGAAGGTAAGGGCATTGCCCCATTGTTGAAAAAGACGGTCGATGAAACGCTGACCATTCCAATGGTTGGACATGTGCAGTCCTTGAATGCGTCCGTGGCCGCTTCATTGTTAATTTATGGTGCATATAATTCACGTCATCCCCTCGTATAA
- a CDS encoding nicotinate phosphoribosyltransferase: MSYAYPDDSLTLHTDAYQLTMMQTYFQKNIHERRAVYEVYFRDIPFKNGYAIFAGLERILDFLRDLKFSKSDIAYLRSTGTFDDDFIDYLENWRFKATVRAPHEGEVVFSNEPILQVEGTVFDAQLVETPLLNIINYQTLIATKASRIRAIVGDQGLLEFGTRRAQEMDAALWGTRAAYIGGFDATSNVRAGKLFNIPISGTHAHSLVQVYRNDYEAFKAYAETHKDVVFLVDTYDTLRSGVPSAIRVAKEFGDKINFLGVRIDSGDMAYLSKGVRKMLDAAGFPDALIYASNDLDEDTITSLKLQGAKIDVWGVGTKLITAYDQPALGAVYKVVAIENEDGAMVDTIKISSSAAKISNPGQKQVWRITRNSDGKSQGDYVSLWSENPADQQDGLYMFHPAYPYLNKMVTDFTATPILQAVIVDGQQVYETPTLNEVRTYSMAKLGALWSEYRRNLNPQEYPVDLSQKAWDHKMALIKEMRAYVDEVDREYSEEN; encoded by the coding sequence ATGAGTTACGCATATCCTGATGATAGTTTGACCTTGCATACGGATGCCTATCAATTAACGATGATGCAGACGTATTTCCAAAAAAACATTCATGAACGGCGAGCAGTGTATGAAGTGTATTTCCGTGATATTCCATTTAAAAATGGCTATGCTATTTTTGCAGGCTTAGAGCGCATTCTAGATTTCTTACGTGATTTGAAGTTTTCAAAGAGTGATATCGCATACCTACGTTCAACGGGTACTTTTGATGATGATTTCATTGATTATCTAGAAAATTGGCGCTTTAAGGCGACGGTTCGTGCACCACATGAAGGTGAAGTAGTCTTCAGTAATGAACCTATTTTACAAGTGGAAGGAACGGTTTTTGATGCGCAATTGGTTGAAACCCCATTGCTCAACATCATTAACTACCAAACGTTGATTGCTACCAAGGCTTCACGTATTCGGGCAATCGTTGGTGATCAAGGACTGTTAGAGTTTGGTACCCGGCGCGCTCAAGAAATGGATGCAGCGCTGTGGGGCACACGTGCTGCATATATTGGTGGCTTTGATGCGACGTCAAATGTCCGTGCGGGTAAGCTATTTAATATTCCAATCAGTGGCACCCATGCGCATAGTTTGGTGCAAGTTTATCGGAATGATTATGAAGCCTTTAAGGCCTATGCAGAGACACATAAAGATGTTGTTTTCTTGGTAGATACGTATGATACGTTACGTTCGGGTGTGCCAAGCGCCATCCGGGTAGCTAAAGAATTTGGTGACAAGATTAACTTCTTAGGGGTGCGGATCGACTCAGGCGACATGGCGTATCTTTCAAAGGGTGTCCGCAAGATGTTGGATGCCGCTGGCTTCCCGGATGCCCTGATTTATGCTTCTAATGATTTGGATGAGGATACAATTACCTCATTGAAGTTACAGGGTGCCAAGATTGATGTTTGGGGTGTTGGTACTAAATTAATTACAGCCTATGACCAACCTGCTTTGGGCGCTGTTTATAAGGTAGTGGCCATTGAAAATGAAGACGGTGCAATGGTTGATACCATTAAGATTTCGAGTTCGGCTGCTAAAATTTCAAATCCTGGTCAAAAGCAGGTATGGCGTATCACGCGTAATTCTGATGGTAAGTCACAGGGTGATTATGTCTCTTTGTGGAGCGAGAACCCTGCTGACCAACAAGACGGCCTATACATGTTCCACCCAGCATATCCATATTTAAATAAGATGGTGACGGACTTTACGGCTACCCCAATCTTGCAAGCGGTGATTGTGGATGGGCAACAGGTCTATGAAACGCCGACTTTGAATGAGGTGCGGACATATTCAATGGCTAAGTTAGGGGCCTTGTGGTCAGAATACCGTCGTAATTTGAATCCGCAAGAATATCCCGTTGATTTATCACAAAAGGCCTGGGATCACAAAATGGCGCTCATTAAAGAAATGCGAGCATATGTTGATGAGGTAGATCGCGAATACTCAGAAGAAAATTGA
- the secE gene encoding preprotein translocase subunit SecE, whose protein sequence is MKFLSSVVDEMHKVTWPTLSQNIRDTAIVLTTSLIFALLFGAADWVFEQGITWLSK, encoded by the coding sequence ATGAAGTTCTTGAGCAGCGTCGTTGACGAAATGCATAAGGTTACATGGCCAACATTGTCACAAAATATTCGTGACACGGCCATTGTTTTGACAACATCATTGATCTTTGCTTTATTGTTTGGTGCGGCCGATTGGGTGTTCGAACAAGGGATTACATGGTTGTCTAAGTAG
- the rpmG gene encoding 50S ribosomal protein L33: MAVKKVSLACTICGTRNYMIAKKADRTVRLEVKKFCKICGKHTLHKESM; this comes from the coding sequence ATGGCAGTTAAAAAAGTTTCCTTGGCTTGTACGATTTGTGGTACACGTAATTATATGATTGCCAAGAAGGCTGATCGTACGGTCCGCCTTGAAGTAAAAAAGTTCTGCAAGATTTGTGGCAAGCACACGCTACACAAAGAGAGTATGTAA
- a CDS encoding methionine ABC transporter ATP-binding protein has protein sequence MPVIKLTDVNVTFKQKSRDIVAVQNESLEIERGDIYGIVGYSGAGKSTLVRTINLLQKPTAGSVLVDIENNDHPVEMTTLNAAALRDKRKKIGMIFQHFNLMDELTVFGNVAQPLKHSSLSRADKRAKITELLALVGLGDRADNYPSQLSGGQKQRVAIARALANDPEILISDEATSALDPRTTNQILALLKKLNQELGLTIVLITHEMQAVKEIANKVAVMENGHIIERGSLLEIFTNPQAQLTKDFINTATNREEALVKVKELLVLKPLAADEILVQIDYVGEETAQPLLSTIFADFAVTTNILYSNMEILTNTPVGTALAVFKGDAAQLNAVLLAFEDHNVKINQIEIQGGIA, from the coding sequence ATGCCTGTTATTAAACTTACTGATGTGAATGTCACATTTAAACAAAAAAGCCGCGATATTGTGGCGGTACAAAACGAATCACTTGAAATTGAACGCGGTGATATTTATGGTATTGTGGGCTATTCGGGAGCCGGTAAGTCTACGTTAGTGCGTACGATCAACTTGCTACAAAAGCCGACTGCCGGCTCAGTCCTCGTAGATATCGAAAACAATGACCATCCCGTCGAAATGACGACACTCAACGCTGCTGCCTTACGTGACAAACGTAAGAAGATTGGGATGATTTTCCAACACTTTAATCTGATGGATGAATTAACGGTCTTTGGTAACGTCGCTCAGCCCCTAAAGCACTCATCTTTATCAAGGGCCGATAAGCGTGCCAAAATCACTGAGTTACTGGCCTTAGTTGGCTTGGGTGATCGGGCTGACAACTATCCCTCACAACTATCAGGTGGTCAAAAGCAACGTGTCGCCATTGCCCGTGCTTTAGCAAATGATCCTGAGATTCTAATTTCCGATGAAGCCACGTCCGCACTGGATCCACGTACTACTAACCAAATTTTGGCCTTATTGAAGAAATTGAATCAGGAGCTTGGTTTGACGATTGTATTAATCACCCACGAAATGCAAGCCGTGAAGGAAATTGCTAATAAAGTTGCGGTGATGGAAAACGGCCATATTATCGAACGTGGCTCACTGCTTGAGATTTTCACTAACCCCCAAGCGCAACTAACAAAGGACTTCATTAACACAGCAACCAACCGTGAAGAAGCCCTCGTCAAGGTGAAAGAATTACTAGTTCTCAAGCCCTTGGCCGCGGATGAAATTCTCGTCCAAATTGACTATGTTGGTGAAGAAACAGCCCAGCCATTACTATCAACCATTTTTGCTGATTTTGCGGTGACAACCAATATTTTGTACTCTAATATGGAAATCTTGACGAACACCCCAGTTGGTACGGCACTAGCAGTCTTCAAGGGGGACGCTGCACAACTTAACGCCGTACTGTTAGCCTTTGAAGATCACAATGTCAAAATTAATCAAATTGAAATCCAAGGAGGAATCGCCTAA
- the rplK gene encoding 50S ribosomal protein L11 has product MAKKVSSIVKLQIPAGKATPAPPVGPALGQAGVNIMGFAKEFNARTADQGGLLIPVVITVYEDRSFTFITKTPPAAVLLKKAAGIEKGSGEPNTKKVATVTAAQVKEIAETKMQDLNAADVEAAVRMIEGTARSMGFVVEG; this is encoded by the coding sequence GTGGCTAAGAAAGTTTCAAGTATTGTTAAGTTGCAGATTCCAGCCGGAAAGGCTACACCTGCACCTCCAGTTGGTCCTGCTTTGGGACAAGCTGGTGTTAACATCATGGGATTTGCTAAGGAGTTTAACGCTCGTACTGCAGATCAAGGTGGTCTATTGATCCCTGTTGTTATTACTGTGTATGAAGATCGTTCATTCACCTTCATCACTAAGACTCCTCCAGCAGCTGTTCTTTTAAAGAAGGCCGCTGGTATCGAGAAGGGTTCAGGAGAGCCTAACACTAAGAAGGTAGCAACTGTTACTGCCGCTCAAGTGAAGGAAATCGCTGAAACTAAGATGCAAGATCTAAACGCAGCTGATGTTGAAGCAGCTGTTCGCATGATCGAAGGTACTGCACGTTCAATGGGATTCGTTGTGGAAGGATAA
- the nusG gene encoding transcription termination/antitermination protein NusG has translation MVESIDKQWYVLHTYSGYENKVKQNLESRIETMNMQNFIYRVIVPEQEVAVEKDGKTKIVKENEFPGYALVEMVMTDEAWYVVRNTPGVTGFLGSHGGGSKPVSLTPEEADDFLRKFGNPDEEPIKKPKVLDAEVGETVEIIAGSFIGMQGPITEIDNTKAELTVLVDFLGRETPTTLEFGDVKPLLS, from the coding sequence ATGGTTGAGTCAATTGATAAGCAATGGTACGTTTTGCACACGTACTCTGGATACGAAAATAAGGTTAAGCAAAACCTTGAGTCACGTATCGAAACAATGAACATGCAAAACTTCATTTACCGTGTGATTGTGCCTGAACAAGAAGTTGCTGTCGAAAAAGACGGTAAAACTAAGATTGTTAAGGAAAATGAATTTCCTGGCTATGCTTTGGTTGAGATGGTCATGACAGACGAAGCTTGGTATGTCGTTCGTAACACCCCAGGCGTAACTGGTTTCTTGGGTTCCCACGGTGGTGGATCAAAGCCAGTTTCTTTGACACCAGAAGAAGCCGATGATTTCTTGCGTAAGTTTGGTAACCCAGATGAAGAGCCTATCAAGAAGCCTAAGGTTTTGGATGCTGAAGTTGGGGAGACCGTTGAAATTATTGCGGGATCGTTCATTGGTATGCAAGGACCAATCACTGAAATTGATAACACTAAGGCTGAATTGACTGTCTTGGTTGACTTCCTTGGCCGTGAAACACCAACTACTTTGGAGTTCGGTGACGTCAAGCCATTGTTGAGTTAA
- the nadE gene encoding ammonia-dependent NAD(+) synthetase: MRELQKQIIKTLGVQPTIDPETEIRRSVDLLKAYLLKTGLKTYVLGISGGQDSTLAGRLAEMAVTELRAETGDAAYKFIAMRLPFNEQADEADALASIAWQGADETIRVNIQAATEGIVNELEAAGVTVSDFNKGNIKARQRMIAQYGVAAANRGVVIGTDHAAEALAGFYTKFGDGAADITPLYRLNKRQGRQILAFLQAPKHLYEKTPTADLEEDRPALPDEVALGVSYDAIDDYLEGKEVSEKDAIQIEKLYTTTEHKRQTPVTVFDEWWQ, translated from the coding sequence ATGCGTGAATTACAAAAGCAAATTATTAAAACACTAGGTGTGCAACCAACGATTGATCCCGAAACTGAAATTCGTCGTTCTGTGGACTTACTGAAGGCATATTTGTTGAAGACTGGTTTGAAGACGTATGTCCTGGGTATCTCGGGTGGCCAAGATTCAACCTTGGCGGGGCGCTTAGCAGAAATGGCGGTTACTGAGTTACGTGCTGAGACTGGGGATGCAGCCTATAAGTTCATTGCGATGCGGTTACCATTTAACGAGCAAGCTGACGAAGCGGATGCATTAGCTTCAATTGCCTGGCAAGGCGCTGATGAAACGATTCGGGTCAATATTCAAGCAGCTACTGAAGGTATCGTCAATGAACTGGAGGCCGCTGGGGTCACGGTTTCGGACTTCAATAAGGGGAATATCAAGGCCCGGCAACGTATGATTGCCCAATATGGGGTAGCTGCTGCGAACCGGGGCGTGGTCATTGGAACTGACCATGCGGCGGAGGCGTTGGCTGGCTTTTACACGAAGTTTGGTGACGGTGCAGCCGATATTACGCCTTTGTACCGTTTAAATAAGAGGCAAGGTCGTCAAATCTTGGCGTTCTTACAGGCACCCAAGCACTTGTATGAGAAGACCCCCACGGCTGATCTGGAAGAAGATCGACCAGCCTTACCCGATGAAGTTGCATTGGGTGTCTCATATGATGCCATCGATGACTACCTAGAAGGTAAGGAAGTCTCTGAAAAGGACGCCATCCAAATCGAAAAATTGTATACGACCACTGAGCACAAGCGACAAACACCGGTAACGGTCTTTGACGAGTGGTGGCAGTAA
- a CDS encoding RNA polymerase sigma factor, translating into MQKMTPEFFKGIRDGETEMLELALERYAPIIWKIYRAHPVWLAADEWSQDCRIALYNAAQGLTTESFGAFTNYFCISIQRQMWKYWRENEQRRELTCNIASYGESIQRIGQDRPTITQLMNVNDIIATLTENEQKVIMMYAAGYSTNEIAGIFDTVPSTVRSRIMWIRRRVQAGNS; encoded by the coding sequence ATGCAAAAGATGACGCCGGAATTTTTTAAGGGTATCCGTGATGGTGAGACTGAAATGTTAGAATTAGCGCTGGAACGGTATGCACCGATTATTTGGAAAATCTATCGGGCCCATCCCGTATGGTTAGCAGCCGATGAGTGGTCCCAAGACTGTCGGATTGCGTTGTATAACGCAGCACAGGGGTTAACAACTGAATCCTTTGGTGCTTTTACTAATTATTTTTGTATCTCAATTCAGCGCCAAATGTGGAAGTATTGGCGGGAAAACGAACAGCGCCGCGAGTTAACTTGTAATATTGCTAGTTATGGTGAAAGTATCCAACGCATCGGTCAGGATCGGCCAACCATCACTCAATTAATGAACGTCAATGACATTATTGCTACGCTGACGGAGAATGAGCAAAAAGTCATTATGATGTATGCTGCCGGCTATAGTACCAACGAAATAGCCGGTATCTTTGATACGGTACCCTCAACCGTCCGTAGTCGCATTATGTGGATTCGACGCCGTGTCCAAGCCGGTAACAGCTAG
- the cysS gene encoding cysteine--tRNA ligase, giving the protein MMQVYNTMSLEKETFKPLHEGIINMYVCGPTVYNYIHVGNARSAIAFDTIRRYFLYRGYDVNYVSNFTDVDDKMIKAAAEQGITVPELADKYIAAFNEDTLPLNIMPATVRPRATEHIPEIIEFVQDLIAKGYAYEVEGDVYFRAKKFKGYGILAHQDLAEMESNAAGRLDDGEMARKEDPMDFAVWKGANDGAISWRSPWGQGRPGWHIECSVMATKYLGNHLDIHGGGIDLAFPHHTNEIAQTEAHTGEKFVEKWLHNGFVTVGDEHEKMSKSLGNFVTVHELLKQVDDPMIIRFFMATTQYRRPVAYSQRNLDQAARNLERIRTGYRNLQFRLATATVGSDAAIEEKAQAFVDTFVAVMDDDFNVQDGVTAVYNLVNLANTYAIAADVKTDTAQFILRQIAELMNVFGVDGMAQDDILDADVEALISEREAARAVKNFSRADEIRDTLTTQGIVLEDTPQGVRWHRA; this is encoded by the coding sequence ATTATGCAAGTCTACAATACCATGTCCCTTGAGAAGGAAACCTTCAAGCCACTCCATGAAGGTATTATTAACATGTATGTTTGCGGACCAACGGTGTACAATTACATCCACGTTGGTAATGCACGCTCAGCGATTGCCTTTGACACTATCCGCCGGTACTTTTTGTATCGTGGTTATGATGTTAACTATGTTTCTAATTTTACTGATGTTGATGACAAGATGATTAAGGCTGCTGCGGAGCAGGGAATTACAGTTCCTGAACTGGCTGATAAGTATATTGCTGCGTTCAATGAAGACACATTGCCATTGAACATCATGCCTGCAACGGTTCGGCCCCGTGCAACTGAGCATATTCCTGAAATTATTGAATTTGTACAAGATTTAATTGCCAAAGGGTATGCCTATGAAGTTGAAGGTGATGTCTATTTCCGCGCGAAGAAATTTAAGGGTTATGGTATTTTAGCCCATCAGGATTTAGCAGAAATGGAATCAAACGCTGCCGGTCGTTTAGATGATGGTGAAATGGCGCGTAAGGAAGATCCAATGGACTTTGCTGTTTGGAAGGGCGCTAATGATGGCGCAATTTCATGGCGCTCACCATGGGGGCAGGGACGTCCCGGTTGGCACATTGAATGCTCTGTCATGGCTACGAAATACTTGGGTAACCATTTGGATATTCATGGTGGTGGAATTGACTTGGCCTTTCCCCACCATACTAATGAAATCGCACAAACTGAAGCCCATACTGGTGAGAAATTTGTTGAAAAGTGGTTGCACAACGGGTTCGTAACTGTGGGGGATGAACACGAAAAGATGTCAAAATCTTTGGGCAATTTCGTCACTGTCCATGAATTGTTAAAGCAAGTTGATGATCCAATGATTATTCGCTTCTTCATGGCGACGACGCAATATCGGCGCCCAGTGGCCTATTCACAACGAAATCTCGACCAAGCAGCCCGTAATTTGGAACGCATCCGTACCGGTTACCGTAACTTGCAATTCCGGTTAGCAACTGCAACGGTTGGATCTGATGCAGCGATTGAGGAAAAGGCCCAGGCTTTTGTTGATACATTTGTGGCGGTGATGGATGATGACTTCAATGTGCAAGACGGGGTGACTGCGGTTTACAACTTAGTGAACTTGGCGAACACCTATGCCATAGCGGCTGATGTCAAGACGGACACGGCGCAATTTATCCTGCGCCAAATTGCTGAATTGATGAATGTTTTCGGGGTTGATGGTATGGCACAAGATGATATCCTGGATGCCGACGTTGAGGCATTGATCAGCGAGCGTGAAGCAGCGCGCGCAGTGAAAAACTTTAGTCGAGCTGATGAAATTCGTGACACATTGACGACCCAAGGCATTGTATTGGAAGATACGCCCCAAGGTGTGCGTTGGCACCGTGCATAA